One genomic segment of Deinococcus sp. LM3 includes these proteins:
- a CDS encoding universal stress protein, with amino-acid sequence MFDQILVPIDGSPLSALALPVAAEMARCHHGTLTVLYVVPPVPVIYGEPAVTFDPAAARSSAKAEGQGLLEDARRSLGSPNIRLLCVEGGDPRIAQAIADVAEQQRSSLVVMGTHGRSGLDHFFLGSVAEGVMRRVGVPVLLVRAPRPATSPAERHVTSQKAVLSEVSA; translated from the coding sequence ATGTTCGATCAGATTCTCGTTCCCATTGATGGCAGCCCCCTCAGCGCGCTCGCTCTGCCGGTCGCCGCCGAGATGGCCCGCTGCCACCACGGCACCCTGACCGTGCTGTACGTCGTGCCTCCCGTCCCCGTGATCTACGGCGAACCGGCCGTCACCTTCGACCCGGCCGCTGCCCGCAGCAGCGCAAAAGCCGAGGGTCAGGGCCTGCTGGAGGATGCCCGCAGGTCGCTGGGCTCTCCCAACATCCGCCTGCTGTGCGTGGAGGGCGGCGATCCGCGCATCGCGCAGGCAATCGCCGATGTGGCTGAGCAGCAAAGGAGCTCGCTGGTCGTCATGGGCACCCACGGCCGCAGCGGCCTGGATCATTTTTTCCTGGGCAGCGTGGCCGAGGGTGTCATGCGCCGGGTCGGGGTGCCGGTGCTGCTGGTACGCGCACCGAGACCCGCAACCTCCCCGGCAGAGCGGCACGTCACATCACAGAAAGCCGTCCTGTCAGAGGTCAGCGCGTGA